A region of Enoplosus armatus isolate fEnoArm2 chromosome 14, fEnoArm2.hap1, whole genome shotgun sequence DNA encodes the following proteins:
- the LOC139296514 gene encoding glypican-1-like: MDSFIIAALAVCSLTAPAYGDKGTSKARSCSDIRQFYSGKGFALDGVPQSEISGEHLRICPQGYTCCTSGMEDNLATLSRREMEGLLKDAGRSLQTSLTGQYKAFDGYFLELLNRSAISLQETFASTWGSLYSQNSQVFSDLYMDLRYYYRGSNINLEEVLNEFWARLLEKLFYQANKQYFIGEDYLECVSKQIETLRPFGDTPRVMKMTVTRTFVAARSFVQGLVVSGEVVRKVSQVQLSQECMRAMMRMTYCPHCRGMASARPCANYCSNVMKGCLANQADLNTEWRHLAETMMQVAGRFDGPSGVDSVVLSLPYRISEAMFTMMENIKTINSKLFQACGNLRDAGTSSTGVDDIMKRGKVTVEDKLGSSSNKMEKLVSDVTMRLRDSQPYWISLPSILCSDRVATGTGAEDKCWNGMSRARYLPEVMGDGLASQINNPEVEIDITKPDMTIRQQIMQLKIMTHRLKNALNGQDVDFQDTSDDVSGSGSGMCADDMCSRGPRLVVPVTDRPILYPYPPENKKVKASANQSLPCVTIYLLSLLTLLLRR, translated from the exons GGGAGCACCTGCGCATCTGTCCCCAGGGTTACACCTGCTGTACCAGTGGCATGGAGGACAACCTGGCCACGCTGAGCcgcagggagatggagggacTACTCAAAGATGCTGGCCGATCCTTACAGACCTCACTCACTGGACAGTACAAGGCCTTCGATG gtTACTTCCTGGAGTTGCTGAACCGCTCTGCAATTAGTCTACAGGAGACTTTCGCTTCAACTTGGGGCTCCCTGTACTCCCAGAATTCCCAGGTCTTCTCTGACCTGTACATGGATTTGAGGTACTACTATCGAGGCTCCAACATCAACCTGGAAGAGGTACTCAACGAATTCTGGGCCCGGCTGCTGGAGAAGCTCTTCTACCAGGCAAACAAGCAATATTTCATAG GTGAGGACTACCTGGAGTGTGTGTCTAAGCAGATAGAGACACTACGGCCCTTCGGAGACACACCCCGTGTAATGAAGATGACAGTCACACGCACATTTGTGGCAGCACGTTCCTTTGTTCAGGGACTGGTGGTCAGTGGGGAAGTGGTGCGCAAGGTGTCCCAG GTGCAACTGAGCCAGGAGTGCATGCGGGCCATGATGAGGATGACTTACTGTCCCCACTGCCGCGGCATGGCCTCTGCCAGACCTTGTGCCAACTACTGCAGCAACGTCATGAAGGGCTGTCTGGCCAACCAGGCTGACCTCAACACCGAGTGGAGGCATCTGGCAG AAACAATGATGCAGGTGGCAGGACGCTTTGATGGCCCATCTGGTGTGGATAGCGTGGTCCTTTCTCTCCCCTATCGCATATCAGAAGCCATGTTTACCATGATGGAAAACATAAAGACAATCAACAGCAAG TTGTTCCAGGCATGTGGCAACCTCAGAGATGCAGGAACCAGCAGCACCGGAGTCGACGACATCATGAAGAGAGGGAAGGTTACAGTAGAGGACAAGTTGGGATCCAGCTCTAACAAAATGGAGAAACTG GTGTCTGATGTAACCATGAGACTGAGGGACTCGCAGCCATACTGGATTTCTCTCCCAAGTATTCTCTGCAGTGACAGAGTGGCCACAGGAACAGGAGCCGAGGATAAGTGTTGGAACGGCATGAGCCGTGCCAG GTACCTTCCCGAGGTGATGGGTGATGGCCTAGCCAGTCAGATCAACAACCCTGAAGTGGAAATCGACATCACCAAGCCAGATATGACAATACGCCAACAGATAATGCAGCTGAAGATCATGACGCACCGCCTGAAGAATGCTCTCAATGGCCAGGATGTGGACTTTCAGGACACCA GTGATGATGTCAGCGGCTCAGGAAGTGGCATGTGCGCCGACGATATGTGTTCCCGGGGCCCACGCCTTGTTGTCCCCGTCACCGACCGACCCATACTCTACCCCTACCCTCCAGAAAACAAGAAGGTGAAAGCCTCGGCCAACCAGAGCCTGCCCTGCGTCACCATTTACCTGCTTTCACTGCTCACTTTGCTGCTCCGGCGATAA